CAGATTTAAGAATTATTCTGCATCTTGGTTTATATCAGCTGCGCTATTTAGATCGTATTCCTGCTTCAGCCGCGGTTAATACTAGTGTGGAATTGGCTAAAGCTAATGGCATTGCTAAACTCGCTGGAGTAGTTAACGGCTTGTTACGAGGATATATTCGTCAAGCTGAATCTGGCGAGCCTCTGCAACTACCAGAAGATCCGATAATTAGATTGGGTGTAAAACATAGTTTCCCTGATTGGATTGTGGAAACTTGGTTAGAGCAATTACCACTGGAAGAGGTAGATCGGCTACTTGCTTGGTTTAATCGATCGCCCAAAATTGATTTACGAGTTAATATTTTAAAAACTAACCTAACTGAAGTAGAAGCTGCGTTTAAAGCTGTTGGTGTTGACGTTGAGCAAATACCTAACCTACCTCAAGGATTACGACTAGAAAACGCGGGTGCAGTTACTGATTTACCTGGATATAAAGACGGATGGTGGGTAATTCAAGATAGTAGCGCGCAGCTAGTCACACATTTATTAGATCCTCAGCCTGGAGAGACGATTATTGATGCCTGTGCTGCCCCAGGAGGCAAAACAACCCATATTGCCGAATTAATGGGAGATGAGGGGCAAATTATTGCTTGCGATCGCGCTGCTAAACGCTTAGAAAAAGTTAGGGAAAATGCTGCACGATTACAGTTAAAATCAATTAAAATTGAAGTAGGAGATAGTCGAAACTGCGAGCAATTTGTTAATATTGCTGATCGCGTACTCTTAGATGCACCTTGTTCGGGCTTGGGTACACTTCATAAACGCCCCGACCTTCGTTGGCGACAAACATCTCAAGGGATTCGGGAACTTTTTACCCTGCAAAAGGAACTATTAGAACAAGCAGCTACTTGGGTAAAGCCAAAAGGTATTTTAGTTTACGCAACTTGCACTCTTAATGTTTTAGAAAATGAAAAAGTAATACAATCATTTTTGGCAAATAACACTAATTGGAGTATTCAATTTCCTCCCGATGCGATTGCTAAAAACTGGTTAACAAACGAAGGCTGGATTAAAGTTTATCCCCACCGACATAATATGGACGGATTCTTTATGGTGGGATTAGTACGAGATTGGTGAGATGTGGAGCAATAAAATTAACAAGATGAAACAAATTCTTAAGCTTATCATTGCTGCTGCTTGGATTGATGGCGTTATTCAACCAGAAGAAAGAGCTTATTTACGTCGAGTAGCGCGAGATTTTCAGCTAGCTAACGATCCTGAAATTAAACCATTACTATCAGAATTAAGACCAATTCAAGCTGTTGAGTGTTATCGATGGCTGGAAGAATATTTTGGTGAACATCCCTCTGTGGCTGATTATCAAGAATTGCTAGAGAAAATTAGTGGTCTAATTTATAGCGATGGTTATGTCGATGTTAGGGAAGCGAAGTTAATTGAGACTATTCAAAGTTGCGATCCTAATAATCCAGATTGTCGTAATTCTGTTTTAGATAGGATGCTACGCAAAATTCAAAAAATCTATAAAGCAGCAATTGAACAACAAGTTTGATTAATGCTAATTGGAATTTTTTAGCTTTTAGCTCTTAGTTTTCAGTAATGTGATTTATTAACCAAATAACACATTATTTGAATGCTTTCTATACAAAAATATCTTAATTAAAATCATAGTTAATTAAGGCGATCGCTGTTTATATTAAGTTGCTTTTAAATAGACAAGATTACCTCGTGCCAAGAAAAACGCGCAAAGTGAAATTATAAATTTGAATGCCACTCGGTATTAAGAGTTAAAAATGTTTCTTATTTATTAAGTTTAAAGTAATTTATAGTATATTTGCTTTTTTTTTACTACAAAAATTATATGATAGTTTAACAGTTCAATCATAAAAATTTTTATAGCTAATTCTATAGCTCAGAGTAATTAGTAATTAATCTCAACCATACTAATTTAAGTTTAAGAGTTTGATGTTATTTACTCATGCTTTATTCGGGAGAATTTGGCGGTAGGATTTGAATCTAAGTTCATAAATCTATCCTGAGATACTTACTTTATTTTGATGTAAACAGGCAGAATGGGGCTTTATTTTTCAGATAAATTCTAGATCTTGTTACAGCTAAGCTATGTTGAGAGCCAAAACTTCTAATACTGTTTCTGCCAAAAGTTTTCAGGCAACACCCTTTTTATTGGCTCTATATTTTGTTTCTGGCTTTAGCGCCCTGCTGTATCAGGTAGCCTGGCAAAGAATGTTAGGCTTGTTTTCAGGTTCTGATATTCGTTCGGTAACGATTATTGTCGCTTCCTATCTGCTGGGATTGGGCTTAGGAAATTTATTAGGCGGCTCGATTAGCGATCGCTTGTCTAATCGCCAGTGTGTCATGGTATATGGCTGCTGTAACCTTGGTATTGCTAGCTTTGCCTTAGCCAGTCGTTTTATTTTCTACGATCTGCTGTTTCTCAGGCTGCAATATCTAGCTCAGTCTTTGCTAGTAACTTTAGGAATTGTTTTTATCAGTCTCTTGATTCCTACAGTTTTAATGGGTATATCTTTACCCATGTTATCTAAGGCAATCAACCGTAGTGCGGAGGGTGCTGCATCCCTAATTGGCTGGTTGTATGGATTCAATACTCTTGGTTCGGGTTTGGGGACTTTAGTTTCAGGGTGGTATATTGTCGGTACTTTAGGCTACAGCAAGACAGTTTACTTGGGCGCGATCTTTAGCCTTACTGTTGGTGTATCAGCGTTAGTTTTAGCTTCTCGTTTTCCTAACCGTAGTTTGTCTGAGGATAAATCAAATATCAACTTAAAGCCAAACCAAGATGATACTCGATCGCTTAAATCCTGGTATATATTAGTTTTTTTAGCAGGTTTTACGGCAATTTCCTGGGAAATTATTTGGTTTAGAGTATTAGACATTGCTCTACAGTCAAATGCTTATACCTATGCTCATTTACTAGCTTTTGTGTTAATTAGTAGTGCGGTGGGCAGCATGATCGGGGCAAAAGCAATTAATTATATTCGTCGTCCTAAAAAAGTATTTCTCATTATTCAGGGCATTATTGCGCTTTATTCAGCGATCGCCATTTGGGGTATTGGACTTTATTGGCAGGCTCATCCCGGTTTACGCTCGGATCAGGGATTTGTCAACCTTAACGACATTAACGCCGAAGTGCTATTTAAGTATTTAATCATCCCTGGAGCGATCGCTATCCTACCCAGCTTGCTCATGGGTTTTTATTTTCCCTTAGTCCAAAAAGCCGTGCAGCAGGATTACGGGCAAATCGGCAAACGAGTCGGCTCGATCTATCTGGCTAATATTTTAGGCAATACCCTGGGTAGTTTATTAACTGGCTTGATCTTAATCGATTTACTCGGTACGGCTGGTTCTATTAGGCTGTTAGTTGCCCTCGGATTAGGGTTCTTACTGGCTATGCGCCCTAAATTAATTAAAAACCGACTAACTATTACGCTAATTATTATCTCAGCCATAGCGATCGCCATTTTTCCTAATAATAATCGTCTTTGGGCTGCACTCCATGCCGTCGATCCTCAGGCTTATTTTCAGGTTGCCGAAGATTCTACCAGCGTAGCGGCGATCGCTGAAACTAATGGTCAAGGCAAATTACTTGCCAGTGGTCAAGTACAGGCAAACTTTCCCTATTTGCATATCCATGGGCTGTTAGGTAGCGTTCCTGCTTTATTGCATCCAAATCCGGAAAAGGTAATGATTATTGGCTTGGGTTCTGGAGGTACTCCTCACACTATCGGCGTGAACCCTATAACCAAAAAAATAAAGATTATTGAGCTATTGGGAGCAGAACTACCCGTATTGCGACAATATGCTCAAAAACCCGCTGGTAAGCCACTTCAGTATCTATTTCAAGACCCCCGTTACGAAATTATAGTTGGAGATGGACGTAGAGAATTAACCGTTAGTAACGAGAAATTTGACATTATCGAAGCGGATGCAATTCAACCCTGGCGATCGCGTGCAGGAATGCTGTACTCTCAGGAGTTTTTTCAACAAGTGCAGTCTCACCTCAAGCCAGGAGGCTTTTTTGTGCAGTGGGATGTCGGTTCGGGGGCGCAACAAACCATGCAGAGCGTCTTTCCTTACGTTACTAAAGTCGGCATGGCAGGTAACTTATGGATTTTAATTGGCAGCGACGATCCTGTACTTTTTGATAAAAAGCTGCTGCTGCAACGATTGAAACAACCTAAGGTAATTAGTTTTTTAGAACAGGCAGGAATTAACCCCGTAAACGTACGTCGCGATGTCAGACAGGCTTATGTCAAGAGCTTTAAGCGTCAAAAAGACAATCTAACTCAACCTTTTAATACCGATCTGTTTCCTCGTGGAGAATATTATTTAAATCGTTAATCTAATTCCAATCGGCTAAGACAATCTTGCCAATTGCACTTCCCTGTTCAATACGTTGATGAACATGGCGCAGATTTTGCGCCTTAATCGGTTTAACTATGTCGTTACAGGTTGTGATCAGCGTTCCATTTTCAATCAGTTGGCTAACTTCGTTGAGTAATTTACCCTGTTGGGCCATATCTTCGGTCTGATACATCGAACGAGTAAACATGAATTCCCAGACGAAACCAGCACTCTTGTTTTTTAGAGTATCCATTGACAGTGGTTGTTTATTTTCCACGACCGTACAGATCGTTCCTTGTGGTTTAATTGCCTCAGCGATCGCCTGCCAGTGTCCATCGGTATCGTTCAAGCACAGAATGTAATCGACAGTTTGATAATTCACCTTGGCAATTTCTTCAGCCAGATGATGACGATGATTGACAATTATATCTGCACCTAGTTTCTGACACCAGGCGATCGTTTCAGGACGAGAAGCAGTAGCAATAACCTGAAGCTTGGCTAATTTTTTGGCTAGCTGAATGGCAATAGACCCTACACCCCCCGCACCATTAATAATTAAAATTGATTTACCTGCATCTGCGCCATTTTTACTAATGTTTAATCGTTCAAAGAGAGCTTCCCAAGCGGTAATACTGGTAAGTGGTAAAGCTGCTGCTGTAGCAAATTCTAGATTCTGCGGTTTATGAGCGACAATTCGTTCGTCCACCAACTGAAATTCACTATTGCTGCCAGGACGAGTAATATCACCTGCGTAATACACTTTATCTCCAAGCTTAAAGCCTGTTACCTTTTCCCCTATTTCCACTACCACGCCTGCTGCATCCCAACCCAGGATACGGGGTTGCTCTTCAATTTTGTCTTTGGGACTCCGAAGCTTGGTGTCAACAGGGTTGACTGAAATTGCTTTGACTTGTACCAGCAGATCGTGTCCTCTGGCTACAGGCTTGTCAATTTCAATATCCTGTAAGCTGTTTTCGTTTTCAATCGGTAAGTATTGAGTTAAGCCGACTGCTTTCATGGTTTTCTCTTCAAAAGCTAACTTGCTGCGATTAATTTCTACAAACTCGTATCCATAAATGAATAGTTAGTGTAGCTTCTAGCATCGCTCTCCATAGATATTATAATGATGAACTACTTCTAGAACGCTTGGCGTACAGTCAAACTAAGCCGAAGAATCACCTCCTTAAGATCGGCACGGATACTGGCAAACTTACGCAGCTTTTCCTGAGCAGGCATATTAACACTCCTTAATGGATTCCCACAATTCGGCAATTTCTTTTGCGCTGTTAGCTTTAATTCGCGACAGATCTATCGGGTAATCGACCCCTAAGTTCTCTTCAAAACGCGTTGCGGTAAACTGTCCGTTGCTGGCACGCAGAATAAATCCAGTATCTTGGCAAGCGTCACTAGCTAGGTAAATAACTCCAGGAGTGACCCATTCGGGCTTGAGATTGGCTGGTGTACCTGTTTCTCCCCACATTCGAGTTTTAGCTACAGGGGATACCGCATTGACAAGAATCTTGTGTTTAAAGCCTTCCATGCTTAGTGCATTCATGATGCCAACCTGAGCCATCTTGCCAGCAGCATAGGCTGTCAATCCAGATTGAGCGTATTGCTGATACATAGCACGATCTGAAGTGGTCAAAACTATTCGTGGTGCCGATGATTGTTTTAGATAGTTCCAGGCGTGCTTACATATCCAAATTGTCGCGAGGATATTAACGTCGATGGCACGATGTATAAAATCGACCTCTATTTATCTCAATAGCTTGATAGCCTACCCAGCCAGCATTATGGATGAGGATATCCAGGCTGCCGAAAGAATTTATCGTCAGTTCTACCAGCTCGCGACAAGTCGATTCTTTAGACAGATCGCCGCAATGGGCGATGACGTTTTTACCATGTTCCTGCAACTCGCGCGCAGCATTGGATGCCACTGAGTTGTCAATCCCTGCACCCGCACGATCCGTACCCAGATCGCTGATTACGACATTAGCACTCCTGTCAGCTAGGGTTTGAGCGTAAGCTAACCCCAACCCTCTACCTGCACCAGTGATGATGGCTGTTTTACCTTTGAAATCCATGTTCCTCTTTTAACTCTAGTAGAAATTGTTAACCCAGTTCATTAATGTCAATGTAGAATTCAAGCTATATAAATGTCCAACACATTTTTTGCTACTAATTAACACTTAATAGGTTCAAATGGAATTACGCCATCTGCGTTACTTTGTTGCAGTTGCTGAAGAACTTCATTTTGGTCGGGCTGCCAAAAGACTCTGTATTACTCAACAACCTCTAAGCCGACAAATTAAAGATCTCGAAGAAGAACTAGGAGCAGAGCTTTTTTACCGAACTAAGCGAACGGTTCGTTTAACTGAAGTTGGTGAAATTTTTTTGGTAGAAACTAGAAAAATACTTCAGCAAGCAAATTACGCCATGGAGTTAGTCAAACAGGTATCTCAAGGCAAAATTGGACGAATAACAGTAGGCTTTACTGGTTCGGCATTAAATATCGTGCTTCCTACTGCGGTGCGTCAATTTAAACAGCGTTATCCTCAAGTAGATTTAACTTTAAAACGAATGTAAACCCCAGAACAGGTTAAAGCACTCAACAATGGGCAAATCGATCTTGGCTTGTTGCATCCTCCTATTAATGATGACGGGTTAATTCTAGAGACTATTTATCGAGAGCAATTAGTCGTAGCTTTGCCCGACAATCATCCTCTGGCGAATGTATCCAAACCCGTTTCTCTCCAACAATTAGCCAACGAGTCATTTATTCTCTTTCCTCGTTACATTGGTTCGGTACTATACGACCAAATTATCAATCTATGTCAGCAAGCTGGCTTTAGTCCTAACGTAGTACAAGAAGCTATTCCCCAGCAAACCATTTTAGGTTTAGTAGCAGCAGAAATTGGGATTAGTTTAATTCACAGTTCGGCGCGAACTTTGGGGCGACCTGGAGTAGTTTTTCACAATTTAATCGAACCGACTCCAAAACTAGAAACGGCTGTTGTTTGGAGTCCTGATACTACCAATTTTATTTTACAGTCTTTTGTAGAAATAGTTAAACAAGAAAATGTTGGAAACTTGGATTAATCGACAATCTCGCTGTACATATCAACCGTTCCCCGCCATTTTGTGGTTACGAACTCGATAAAAAAAGCGATCGCTTAAATAATCACAGCGATCGCTTTTATTGAGTTTACATATTCATGGTTAGCAATCTCAAACTCTTACCTGCTTACGCCTCAACAGGTTCGGGAGGATTAGTAGCCGAAGGACGACGCGAAATTACCTGATCGATTAGACCATAATCTTTGGATTCTTCAGCAGACATAAAGAAGTCTCTTTCAGTGTCTTCTTCAATCTTAGACAAAGGCTGTCCCGTATGATCTGCTAGATGTCCGTTCAATTTCTGCTTGAGATATAAAATCTCTTTTGCCTGAATCTCAATATCGGTTGCCTGTCCCTGTGCGCCACCCAAAGGCTGGTGAATCATAATTCGAGAATTAGGTAAACTCATCCGCTTACCTTTTTGTCCTGCGCTAAGCAAAAAAGCACCCATGCTGGCAGCCAAACCAATACAGATGGTGCAAACATCAGGGCGAATCTGATTCATGGTGTCAAACATCCCCATCCCTGCCGATACTGAACCACCAGGAGAGTTGATGTAAAGATAAATATCCTTTTCTGGATCTTCTGCTTCCAAAAACAGCAGCTGGGCAACAACTAGGTTGGCGATTTCATCAGTAACTTGTTGCCCTAAAAAGACAATTCTTTCTCTGAGTAAACGAGAATAAATATCAAAGGCGCGATCGCCGCGACCTGAACTTTCTATAACGGTAGGAATCATGCAGCTATCTTTGGTAAATGTTGTCTTTGATTGTAGCTATTTTCTAGGCTCAAGGATGGGGTGGAAATTACTAATTAAACACAAAAGATAATACTTTCTAAACGGGCGATCGCTTTTTCTAGGTCATCATTAACAATCTTAAACTCAAATTCATCGCTAGCAGCAATTTCTTGTTTGGCAATTTCTAGTCTTTTAGCAATTGATTCTTCTGAGTTTGTGCCTCTAGTTCTAATTCTTTGCTCCAATTCTTTGATCGAAGGAGGTAAAATAAAGATCCGTTTGGCAGCGGGAAAGATATTAGCGATCGCCCTAGCTCCAGCTAACTCTATTTCCAATAGAACACAATTACCCAATTCTAGCTGTTGGATTACCTGATTCTTCGGCGTACCATAGTAATCACCTGCATATTCTGCCCATTCTAAAAGTTCCTGATTGAGAATAGCTGTCTCAAAATCTTTTTTATTGAGAAAATAATATTCTTTGCCATCTGTTTCTCCTGGGCGAGGTGGTCTGGTAGTAGCAGAAATTGATACGCGCAGCTGGGGATAGCGTTGCAGCAGCAATTTAACCAGCGTTCCTTTTCCTACCCCGCTAGGTCCTGTAATAACGATAAGTTTACCTGGCTGTTCGGCTGACATTGATGATAAGCTGATTTAGCTAAGATTCTTTACTGTCTTTATTGACCACAAAGCGATGAGCTACAGTCTCGGGCTGTATTGCTGAGAGTACTACATGAGAAGAATCGGTAATAATTACGGCACGAGTACGACGACCATAAGTTGCATCAATTAGTAGACTTTTTTCCCTGGCTTCAGTAATAATTCTTTTGATTGGTGCGGATTCTGGGCTAACAATAGCAATAATACGATTGGCTGAAACAATATTACCAAAACCGATATTTATTAATTGAATATCCATAATTATTATTCATTTACGACTTTTTTTCGGTAACCGATCGCCAAGTTTAAAAAATTAGAAAATATAGTTTTAATACTATAGTTAAAAAACTTGATTTACAAGCAAAAATAAATGTGAATGACGTTATTTAAGGAAATTTTAGCTTTTGCTGCAATATAAACACTTCTGTCGCCAAAATCACAATAATTTAATTAATAGTTAAGTTTTTAAAGTTTTTTACAATTATGCAACCAGTTGATTACACAACCCTAATGGCAAGCTGTGAAGAACTAAATCGAGACTGGGTTCCCTCTCGTTTAGAGCAAGTATATCAACGCGATCGCTTTACTATTTCATTAGGGTTACGAACTCTCAAGGCCAAGCCTTGGCTGACTATCTGTTGGCATCCCGAAGCAGCCCGAATTAATATTGGCGATCCCCCACCCCGCATTAAGGATACTTTTACCTTTAGCGATCAGCTGCGTCATCAGCTTAATGGGTTAGCTTTAACCAATGTAAACGCGATCGCGCCCTGGGAAAGAGCAATAGACCTCCAGTTTGCCCAACGCCCTGGAGAACCTGCTTTATGGCATTTATATGTAGAAATTATGGGTAAATATAGCAACGTGATTCTTACCGATGCCGAGGGGCAAATTATTACCCCTGCCCGTCAGATAAGTGCTGCCCAATCTAGCGTCCGCCCGATCCAAACTGGACAACGTTACGAAGTTCCACCCGCCCTTACTGGTACTACACCCAAGCTAGAAGAATCCTTGGCAAGATGGCAAGAAAGGGTTAGTTTAGTGCCTGGTCAACTTAAACGCCAGCTACTGAGATCCTATCGGGGCTTGAGTCCGAGAGTCGCCGAAGAAATCGCGCTCGCAGCTGGTTTATCTCCTCAACAACAGACAAATACCTTGCAACCCGAACAGTGGCAAGAATTATTTAGCTATTGGCAGAAATGGTTGATTGTCTTAGAACAAAAGCAATTTGACCCAGGCTGGCTGGTAGATGGCTATACAGTTTTGGGCTGGAACAAAACCGAATCGGTAAAACAGGTACAAACTTTACTCAATTGCTACTATACTAACGAGGTCAATCGACAACAGTTTCAACAGCTACATCATCAGTTAAGCCAGAAGCTGTCTAATCTGCTTAAAAAACTAAACGTCAAAGCAAATACTTTCCGCCAACGTTTAGAACAGTCTGCCGATGCCGAAAGCTATCGTCATCAGGGAGATTTGTTAATGGCGCATCTCCACAAATGGCAGGCAGGTATGAAGTCGATTACTCTTAACGACTTTGAAACAGGCAAACGAGTCAAAATCAAGCTGAATCCTGAAAAAAATGCCGCCCAAAATGCCCAGACCATTTATAAACAAAGTCAAAAGCTTAAACGTGCCCAAAGCGCGGTAGTACCTCTGCTCAAAGAAGTAGATGCCGAAATAAACTATTTAACTCAGGTACAGACAGCTCTCAATCAGCTACAGAGTGGAAACCAAGCAGGTAGCAACGAAAATTTACAGGCTTTAGAAGAGATCAAGGAAGAATTAATTCAGCAAGAATATATGGCAGTCGAACGTCAGGGAGAAAGTAGTAAAGTAGATCGAGATTCTCAACCCTATCGCTATACTGCACCATCAGGAGCTGAAATATGGGTAGGTCGTAACAATCGTCAAAACGATATCCTGACTTTTCGGACTGCGGTGGAGTACGATCTTTGGTTTCACACTCAAGAAATTCCTGGCAGTCATGTATTGCTACGTCTGTCTCCAGGCACAGTACCTAGTGAACACGATCTTCAGTTTACGGCAGATCTGGCAGCCTACTACAGTCAAGCACGCGAAAGCGAACAAGTGCCAGTAATTTACACCAAACCAAAACACGTTTATAAACCCAAAGGTGCAAAACCAGGAATGGTAATCTACAAACAGGAAACTGTAATTTGGGGCAGACCACAGATGGCACAAGTCGTGCAGCAATAGTTTTGGCTCAAAAGACTTTGGGAATGATTATCTTGCTTTAATTAACCAAGTTTAATTTTGGCAAAGGTCGATCGCGGAACATTTGATACAGTAATTACGATATAGTCGATGTTAAATACTTTTAATAGCTAACTCAAATATCTTCAAACAAGTCAACTTAAAGCTGGAAGTAAGCTATTAGATTGTATTGTTGTAATTGAGCTTGAGGTAAAAATCTCAACTTGAAGACTGAGATCACATGACATTACGCTTTCTTAGCGTAGAATTAGTGTAATAGACGATACATTTATTATTTTTTTACAAAATTATCGTATCTTCTGTTACAATTCTTATTGAGTCAAAGAAGTTTAGAGTTGTCTCGTTGGGGAACGCGCAACAAAAGATTTTTCCAGACTTAAACAACAACATTTAACTTAACCAGCGATCGCCTCGCTGGTATTTTTTTTTGGGTCATAATTAACTGAGTACTTTAAAACTGGCATTGTCTCATGAGTTATGAAAAGCAACTAGATTTGAATGAAACCGTATTAACACAAGAAGAAGATCTATTTGACTATTCCTACGAACAGCCAGGAAGCATTCCAGGAACGCTTAATATTGAAGACGATGCCGAATTACCTCAAATTGTGTTAATTGATTATAATAGCGATCGCGCCAATCATATTAGTAACTTAAACCCAGAAGCCTGCGCCAAATATATGGAAACCGATTCAGTATCCTGGGTCGATGTGAAAGGGTTAGGTAGCGAAAATATTTTACAGAGACTAGGAACGGTTTTTGGTTTACATCCCTTGGTATTAGAAGATATAGTCAATGTTCCCCAACGACCCAAAATAGAAGATTATCCACAACAGCTAGTAATAATCACTCAAATGGTTGTGCCCAAACCATCGGGAGAAGGCTTTTGGTTAGAACAGGTAAGTTTAGTTGTAGGCAAAAACTATGTGTTAACGGTACAGGAATATCCTGAAAAAGATTGTTTGCGACCAGTACGCCGACGGATCAAATTTAACAAGGGAGGAATTAGAGAAATGGGTGCTGACTATTTAGCTTATGCTCTCTGGGATGCAATTATTGATGGCTTTTTTCCGGTTCTAGAAATTTATGGAGAAAAGATTGAAGA
The sequence above is a segment of the Coleofasciculaceae cyanobacterium genome. Coding sequences within it:
- a CDS encoding NFACT family protein — its product is MQPVDYTTLMASCEELNRDWVPSRLEQVYQRDRFTISLGLRTLKAKPWLTICWHPEAARINIGDPPPRIKDTFTFSDQLRHQLNGLALTNVNAIAPWERAIDLQFAQRPGEPALWHLYVEIMGKYSNVILTDAEGQIITPARQISAAQSSVRPIQTGQRYEVPPALTGTTPKLEESLARWQERVSLVPGQLKRQLLRSYRGLSPRVAEEIALAAGLSPQQQTNTLQPEQWQELFSYWQKWLIVLEQKQFDPGWLVDGYTVLGWNKTESVKQVQTLLNCYYTNEVNRQQFQQLHHQLSQKLSNLLKKLNVKANTFRQRLEQSADAESYRHQGDLLMAHLHKWQAGMKSITLNDFETGKRVKIKLNPEKNAAQNAQTIYKQSQKLKRAQSAVVPLLKEVDAEINYLTQVQTALNQLQSGNQAGSNENLQALEEIKEELIQQEYMAVERQGESSKVDRDSQPYRYTAPSGAEIWVGRNNRQNDILTFRTAVEYDLWFHTQEIPGSHVLLRLSPGTVPSEHDLQFTADLAAYYSQARESEQVPVIYTKPKHVYKPKGAKPGMVIYKQETVIWGRPQMAQVVQQ
- the corA gene encoding magnesium/cobalt transporter CorA — its product is MSYEKQLDLNETVLTQEEDLFDYSYEQPGSIPGTLNIEDDAELPQIVLIDYNSDRANHISNLNPEACAKYMETDSVSWVDVKGLGSENILQRLGTVFGLHPLVLEDIVNVPQRPKIEDYPQQLVIITQMVVPKPSGEGFWLEQVSLVVGKNYVLTVQEYPEKDCLRPVRRRIKFNKGGIREMGADYLAYALWDAIIDGFFPVLEIYGEKIEDLEDEVIFNPSNQSLANVYQIKRELLALRRAIWPQRNALNTLIRDGSGVINPESLVFLRDCYDHTVQIIDIIETYRELASSLTDIYLSAISNKMNEVMKLLTVISSIFIPLTFIAGIYGMNFNTDISPWNMPELGWYWGYPLCWGLMLTTAAGLVYFFWRRGWFNNFSNTIK